A single genomic interval of Takifugu flavidus isolate HTHZ2018 chromosome 19, ASM371156v2, whole genome shotgun sequence harbors:
- the LOC130515971 gene encoding thyroxine 5-deiodinase-like gives MMLDSGGVQMATALKHAALCLMLLPRFLLTAVMLWLLDFLCIRRKVLLQMGQRQKSPDDPPVCVSDSNRMFTLESLGAVWYGQKLDFFKSAHLGSAAPNTEVMLVQERRQVRILDCMKGKRPLILNFGSCSUPPFMTRLAAFQRVVRQYADIADFLVVYIEEAHPSDGWVSTDAPYQIPKHRCLEDRLRAAQLMLAEVPESNVVVDNMDNSSNAAYGAYFERLYIVRDERVVYQGGRGPEGYRISELRSWLEQYRNDVARSQTAVLHV, from the coding sequence atgatgctcgATTCCGGTGGAGTCCAAATGGCAACGGCGCTGAAACACGCCGCCCTGTGCCTGATGCTGCTGCCCCGGTTCCTGCTGACCGCCGTCATGCTTTGGCTCTTGGATTTCTTGTGCATCAGGAGAAAAGTGCTGCTCCAAATGGGGCAGCGGCAGAAGAGCCCGGACGACCCGCCGGTGTGCGTCTCGGACTCCAACAGGATGTTTACGCTGGAGTCCCTCGGGGCCGTGTGGTACGGCCAGAAACTGGACTTTTTCAAATCCGCGCACCTCGGGAGCGCGGCGCCCAACACCGAGGTGATGCTGGTGCAGGAGCGGAGGCAGGTCCGGATCCTGGACTGCATGAAAGGGAAGAGGCCGCTCATTCTCAACTTTGGCAGCTGCTCCTGACCGCCGTTCATGACGCGCCTGGCGGCGTTTCAGCGCGTCGTGCGGCAGTACGCGGACATTGCGGACTTTTTAGTTGTATATATCGAGGAGGCGCATCCGTCGGACGGCTGGGTGAGCACGGACGCGCCCTATCAGATCCCCAAGCACCGCTGTCTGGAGGACCGGCTCCGCGCCGCGCAGCTGATGCTGGCCGAGGTGCCGGAGAGCAACGTGGTGGTGGACAACATGGACAACTCCTCCAACGCGGCGTACGGGGCCTACTTTGAGAGACTTTACATCGTGAGGGACGAGAGAGTGGTGTACCAGGGGGGCAGGGGTCCCGAGGGGTACCGGATCTCGGAGCTGAGGAGCTGGCTGGAGCAGTACAGGAACGACGTGGCGCGTTCCCAAACAGCGGTGCTGCACGTGTAG